The Aspergillus luchuensis IFO 4308 DNA, chromosome 6, nearly complete sequence genome segment CGCGATTCTTCCAACATCTAGGAGATTAAACAGCTTCTATTGGTTGGAGGAAACTGCAGATTACCGGTGAATGAGCCGTTGGAAATATTTACCGTGGGCCGGGGATGATGCGGTTATTACTTGACGAGTATATCAAGGAATAAGGCGGTATGACGCCAGAAAAATGGACTTGGTGGTATTGCCATTGATATCACTATGATCTGGGCTTATGACAAAGGACAGATAAGGAAAGAGGCCCGGATTCGCATACTGAAAATTCAAATTTGGAATTCCTTTATGACAGTTCACCCTATCAGCCGTTCTATTTGCATCGGTTCTGTCCGCATCTTCAGGACGGGCTTGTTACGGACCTCGTCTGCTTCAGGTATCGCCACTGAGAAGACATAAGAGACTTCACCAGTTGCTGCCTAAGATACTCTACCTGAGATTTCTACTTGTCAAGTCGTCGTTGAACTTCAAGGAATTCTGATAGCCGCTTGGAGAGTCGTTGTCATTTCTAGAACATACGGAAGGACAGCAGGTTTCTCTAGAAATTGGTAAAGCGAATCTTGTGGTGTTGGCAGAGGACTACACGTCTCAAGATGAATAtcaccactactacctctCCTCGCGGCCAGTCGTTAGCCACATGGTGGTTGGATTGTGTCACAACCCGGTGCCCTATGCTACTGACCTCGACAATGCAAAAGTGGAAAGGGGGAGGCGGATATTTGGCTACATATTGTGGGGTGGGCTACAtgctctcctctcctcctttcaTCTGACGGAAAAAATAACTACGTTACTGATGAATGCGCTTAGATAAAACCGAAGACCTGTCGACTACTCATTATGTAAGATGTAAGGCTGTGGTCCAGAAACAAAGCTTACTAGTCATCAATAAGTCCAAGCACGTACTGGACCACCTACGCCATAATTTCCAAATTAAGTCATCTGAAACCTTTCTTGCCTCAAACAAACGGCTGCGACAGAGTTTAGGTCTGACTTGAGCCTGCTATGACTGTTATCCAAACTATCCGTTCGTCAGCGCCGGGTGTATACTCCCAAGAAGCTCACTCACATGGCAAAGAGATGTGCCGATTGCTTAAGCTTTACCCCAGATTATTCCGCAGCCAAATATCCATTCTGGCTGAATACCGGCTATTTGATGCTGCATACTCACACATTCCGCACAGCCGCCAGTGTGAAGAATCACCAGTGGCCCAGCCCTGCAGTGGCTCTAACGGGATCTGTTACGGAGTTCGGCCCGCAACGACGATCTCTAACCATTTCGATCTGGAGTTTCCACTCCGTGCCGTCTATCCCAGACTCCTCATGTCGGAGCTGTCACGGCTGTCACATTAGCCCTGCTTAATTTCCGTGATGAAATCAGCCTACACTTCTATTCCTGAGCCTAGATCACTCATAATACCCACTGAACTCAATACTCCGCATAACTATAGAAACACACTATAACTCCATGATGTTTCAATTTACCCGCTCCCTGCAGTGGTATAAATCGTCTTCGAATCCTTTTGTTTCTTCACTACGGTCCAAACCATCTTCGTAGAATCCTAGCACCATCCAGCCATACTGCCTAGCACGGCAGAAACAACCACCATGTTGCTATCAAcccacctcctcttcgtcatcaccaccctcgttacctccctcctccatcccatcgcCGCCCATGCTGTCAAGCGCAGTGGCAGTCTCCAACAAGTCACCGATTTCGGTGATAACCCTACAAATGTAGGCATGTACATTTACGTGCCTAACAACCTAGCTTCGAATCCCGGTATCGTGGTTGCAATCCACTACTGTACGTTCCCCCACTTTCTACAATATACACCACAATACTAATCATAGCATAGGCACCGGCACCGGCCCCGGCTACTACGGCGACTCCCCCTACGCCACCCTCTCCGAGCAATACGGCTTCATCGTGATCTACCCGTCCAGCCCATACTCCGGCGGCTGCTGGGACGTGAGTTCGCAGGCAACGCTGACACACAATGGCGGTGGAAACAGTAACTCCATTGCCAACATGGTGACATGGACAATTAGCAAGTACGGGGCCGATAGTAGCAAGGTGTTCGTGACGGGATCGAGTTCGGGGGCTATGATGACGgtatttcctcttcccttccaaccgTTCCCTTCTCTACACATTAAAATAGTAAAAGTTGTGCATGCTAATGAAAATAGAACGTAATGGCAGCAACCTACCCCGAACTCttcgccgccgccaccgtcTACTCCGGCGTCTCAGCCGGGTGCTTCTACTCTAACACCAACCAAGTAGACGGATGGAATTCCACCTGCGCCCAGGGTGATGTAATCACCACCCCCGAGCACTGGGCCAGTATTGCCGAGGCAATGTACTCGGGATACTCGGGAAGTCGTCCAAGGATGCAGATCTACCACGGTAGTATAGACACAACGCTGTACCCTCAGAACTACTACGAGACGTGCAAGCAGTGGGCTGGAGTGTTTGGGTATGATTATAGCGCAccggagaagacggaggcgAACACCCCACAGACGAATTACGAGACGACGATCTGGGGAGATAGTCTTCAAGGGATCTTTGCCACGGGCGTGGGTCATACGGTGCCGATTCATGGGGATAAGGATATGGAGTGGTTCGGTTTTGCTTGATCGGAGGATCGAATGAATTAGCCTGGAGGTATCTTAAAACCGAGAATGTTGAAGCTATTGAAGTATGATATGTTAACGATATCGCGTCAACGAGCGTCTCTTGAAGTTTTGATGTGTAATGTGCACTATGAGCAAATGCGCGCTGTCCGTTTTTGAAACGAGGACCGGTGCACCACGAGAGCTGTCGTAGGCGGAACGGGACATGGTCCCACCGGGATAAAGAGGAAGACGGGAGGTTTCGGAGTCCTAAATGGCATGCCATCATCAAATCAGTAGTTCCGGAGGGTGAGCAACAATCTGTTCGGCGTCTTGTCTGTCGCCGCAGAAGAAACGAGAGACGTCGTAAATCGTGGAAAGCATAGTCAACCAGTCACCATTATCGTACGCTGTTGTATCTTTACCCAAGTTCCAGAACGACATACGTACTCGACCGTCCTATAGTCATAACAAACATCACATTTTCCCGACCACAGCTGAAATCTCGACACAAATCTCAACACAGAGTCGAGTCGACGGGTCAACGTTACAACAAAATGTCCAGAAGTGGAACACAGAACCCTGAGGCCATCCATATCATCATGTATATAATCCAAGAAGAGTATCGGGATTTACTGTTTGTGATGTGTAGAAGATTGGGCGACCGGGGATCACGTTAAGACtttgggggagaagaaatagagaATCATGTctcacatcatcaccgcttcttcttcctgaagACAGCATTCCCTCTTTTATTCAACGCAATAGCGCCGATACCGACCAGCGATAATCAATGTTGGGTGGCAATCAAAACAAGTCGAGGTAATCAGGTACTCTGGCGCTTTCTTTGGTTGTTTGTTCTGAGGAACGACAGTCGGCATTGGTGAAGAGCTCGGCCCAGTGATGTTCCGGGTGTGTTCGTAGGCTGCGGGTGCAGAAAGAGATTCGAGACGCTTGACCTTGAAATGTCAAACGGCATTCTCTGTGTCTTTGGGAGCACGTCGCAGGTTTCGTACAGAGCGTAGGTGGGCGTTGAATGTGCAAACTGGAGGGGATATTGGAGCGGAAGACAAGGGATAGATGTAGTAATAGTTCGTCATACGGTGATCATTGTTGCACGTCACTCGTCCCTAGGTCAACGTTAAGCTAATGGTTTACCAGCACGGTCAATTCGTCAAGAGTTATTGGCAATGGATAGAGTTAGTATATCTTCCTAATTAACTATCCCAACTCAGAGATTTTTGAGCGAGCTTGTCAGCATCGCAATGTTATTGACACATATTAGTCGTATTCGACAAGTACAATATGAACCCGGCCGTTCGAGATGTTTTCATCAAACCCACGCCAGCGTATCCGACATCACACCTTCCACCCCTGAACACATTATGTATCTTCACAGTTTAGAGTACTTCTTGATGGTCAACATGGCAGACTGCGGTGCTTAGCATTTAGTGGCATTTCTGAAGAAGTAGTGCGTGTTAGTCATTGTTGTGTATATTATACCATTATTAGTATAGAAAACTTACCCGGTCAGATCCGCAGACCAGAGGAGGGCAGCAGTTGTTTCCGGCGGCCGTGATGTTGCCGCCAACGCAAAGACCGGCGTCGCGCTGGGAATCGTTAGGAAGCTGTTGTATTATGACTTGATGGACATAGCCAAACTCACTCCAAGGCACATAACCTGGACGTTGAGGGCGTTCAGGGCGCCATTCTCAGCCGGTCTGGCGACGGCAACAGAGGCGAGGAGAGCGATGACAGCGAGGAAACGCATTGTGATTATGGAGTAAGGGTATTTGGTGAGGTAAAGGGTTAATATTGTTGGCGTGCGTCTGTGATTACTATAGGATCGGTCGTTGTTAGACTCTGGACAAATAAAACTATTCGATAATAGAAAGACAAtaggaaatggaaatgacACATACCTGGAGGTGCACGAGGGAGAGAATGGAATGTTAAGAacgtggagaggagggaaggttgggagaaagaggaaaggaacaAAAGACGGGTCAGGTagggatgacgaagagggatggggatgggcgCGACCGTTTATTTAGgcagggagaggaggcgTTGTCGATCGATGCTCTTTCCGATCGGGCGTCATAATCAAAGTGAGTCGTTGGTGAATGTGATGCAGGCACACGGTTAGCCCACCGGATATTTTtggaataaaatattatccaCATAAAAACAAGTTACGTACTTGCTGGGTAGAATCGATAGCAGGGaagcagcaacaagctggCCAGCGTCGCCAACGCAGGCCGAAACAGCAATCGGCGGGATCGGCGCGGGACCCTGGGGTTGGGATCGGCATGCCCCTGGCTGCTTAGGCGCAGTGGACGAGTGACAGCCCATTGTCGGCTCCAACTCAGCTCCATCGCCCGCTGCGATCGGCAGGCCCGGGGGCCAATAGTCGCTGGGCTTACGGGTTGGAGTCAGGGCATCCCCTTGGCAATTGCTACACTACTGCGTCCTTGATGCCTTGGCACAGTGGGCGTGCGGAGACTTGGATGCTGGATTTTTAAGTTGTTGCCTCTTCTTTAGGGATATGATCTTTGCCACAATGAACTCGCGTTCATTCTCTCCTACAATAGATCCTTTTGTTCTAGCTACTATCATTCTAGCACGACGGTAGACTATTCTCCCGATCAGCCAATATTGACGCGCAGGTGGAGCTATAGAGCTTCATCACCGCTGCGATAAGATAAGGAACCCCCCTTTATCAACTCCCAAATCTTGAGACATTACTCATTCCTTGCCTGCTCAggagatcttctcctcgctaATCGTTGCACGACGCAGCTTCGGAGATTATTCTAGCCCTGCGAGTCTCCTGGCCATATCTCGCTTAAGCAGCAATACAACCTATCCACACATCACTTTGTCCCAGCAGCTACATGATTTCTTTGACTCGAGTCACAGATTGAAAACACCAACACGGGACACCGAAGTATATGTTGTCATTTGCTCTGGAGACACTCGTTATATTCTGCATCCTTGCCAAGGATGTAGGGGATGTCTTAAAAGTCTGTGTTGTGTATCCCCGTTTTCTACCAACATTCCTCTCAAAATCTGCTGGCAAGAAAGGCCCCGCGGACAGCTCCCCTTACCGGATAGCGGCGCCCTAGGGAGGTCGTGgtttatttaaattctaCTGAATCATACTCGAATTATCAAGGGCCGGTCCTTTATAAACCGGACTATCCTGCCTCGCTCACCAGAATCTTTCAAATTCTCCCTCTCAGCCATATGTACCTCAATTCATGACGACCATATGATCCAGTAATCTCTCATGGTCGCACCCCTTTCATGAGTGTGAGTATTTGTCCCCCTTACCCCTAATCAGGGCAGTTACCTTGTCGTTCGTTCAGGTCCCGAGGCGATCGGCAATCTCGTCTCTCCACTCTCGAACGGACATGGACATGAGTTCGGTATCCGCTTATCTAATTATAGAGTTAGCCTGGAGGTCGAAATCTCTATCTGACCTCCTTATCAAAGCCTGTCAGTCGCGACTTCACTGGCAATTCTTGGATTTATTACCCGTGACAGAAGGCTTGACCACAATATCTCCGAGCTCCGAATCGTGGGCTTCGAATGATACATCATATCTGTGACCTATACGGGAATTGAAATTCAATAAACGACTGTACCACGTGCTCCCACATGACAAGAGATTAATTGACAGACTAAATGATAATATTGGTGCACGTGATATAAGAACAGCTGCTCCATGACAGTGACCTATGCAGGCTATGAATGCGCCTGCCCCCTTTATGGAGTTTATCCTGTAACGACTTCACGTATATTCAGAGAATTGAAGTTCTCTATCAAAGGTAAGCTTGGGTATGGCCCAACCTATGCTCCGTCGGAGTCCTTGGCCCTTGCACATAAATGAATGAGCACTTGAATGTTGGTTTCAAGGGTGCCTGACCTGCAATGTCCGAGGCCTAGATAGCATCGTATGGTCTTGAATCATACGTAGATGTCATATTCGGCATGCCGCTTTGACTGTAGCAATATCATGGACTAGGCGCCATGGATagaagtagatagatggacCGTACTGCGCATATGTCGATCATACTATTCAAGGTTCTTCCAAGATCGCTGCTAGCAATGCTCAAACTGTCATAATGAGTGTATGAGTGTATGATGTCGCTTGTCCTTATTTTGGAGCGGGCCACATGCTCTACATCAATGATGTGTCCGTGGAGTTCAATGTATATCATTGTTGCATTTCCAGCTACATATGGCCAGGATGCATTCTGGATTCACATTATCTGTATTGATCACCTCAGACAGCCTGAGCTTTATTAATACCAAGCAGTAGGTAACAGACACAACAACAATTTATTTTCCCATTCTTCACGCAGTGATAGGACATGGGGAAAGAGATCTACTATTCAGAATATGTATATACTACGTAGTACTAGGTAGTCAGCAATAAGCAATTACAGAGAGAAACAACACGCGGGGCGGCCAAGACGATCGGAATGCGGGCAAACGATTGCCCATTGCGCCGGAAGCCAATGGGAAGCCCTTATTCTGGACTGTGCGCCGAGACCGCTCCGTTGTGTTGTCTGGGCCGCGCGCACCAATCACCGACTGGCGCCGACGGGGTTCCGATTCTTCCGCCAATATGGGTGATTTTGAAACAATCTGGACGGAGCAGCCTTGTGTGTCTTCCGTGTCCGAAAGGCTACAGGCGGGAAGATGTGAGCTTGGATCGCTGTCACGCCATCTTACTCTACTCGATCTCATTCCATACATAATATGTACGAGAGGGTGTGGGGGATCATCA includes the following:
- a CDS encoding alpha/beta hydrolase family esterase (CAZy:CE1;~COG:O;~EggNog:ENOG410PI6W;~InterPro:IPR010126,IPR029058;~PFAM:PF00326,PF10503;~SECRETED:SignalP(1-24);~go_component: GO:0005576 - extracellular region [Evidence IEA];~go_function: GO:0016787 - hydrolase activity [Evidence IEA]); this encodes MLLSTHLLFVITTLVTSLLHPIAAHAVKRSGSLQQVTDFGDNPTNVGMYIYVPNNLASNPGIVVAIHYCTGTGPGYYGDSPYATLSEQYGFIVIYPSSPYSGGCWDVSSQATLTHNGGGNSNSIANMVTWTISKYGADSSKVFVTGSSSGAMMTNVMAATYPELFAAATVYSGVSAGCFYSNTNQVDGWNSTCAQGDVITTPEHWASIAEAMYSGYSGSRPRMQIYHGSIDTTLYPQNYYETCKQWAGVFGYDYSAPEKTEANTPQTNYETTIWGDSLQGIFATGVGHTVPIHGDKDMEWFGFA
- a CDS encoding uncharacterized protein (SECRETED:SignalP(1-16)) yields the protein MRFLAVIALLASVAVARPAENGALNALNVQVMCLGRDAGLCVGGNITAAGNNCCPPLVCGSDRKCH